In one Agathobacter rectalis ATCC 33656 genomic region, the following are encoded:
- a CDS encoding chemotaxis protein, whose amino-acid sequence MDTNILLESGTNELEVLEFTLGDNHYGINVAKIREILQYMPVTPVPNTHPSVEGIFMPRDTMITVINLKNCLNLPQTDEKGLFIITNFNKLNVAFHVDQVIGIHRVSWENIIKPDETLTGEHGSTATGVIKMDDRLIVILDFEAIVASISPQTGLRVNDIDEMEARDRSDATILIAEDSALLSKLITECLKKSGYTNLIVEENGQEAWDVIEAMQAKGDITKHLDCIITDIEMPLMDGHRLTKLVKSDAELRDIPVIIFSSLVNEEMRKKGEQLGADAQLTKPEIGKLVEAIDKLIDKA is encoded by the coding sequence ATGGATACGAACATATTATTGGAGTCAGGAACAAACGAGCTTGAAGTGCTTGAATTCACGTTGGGAGACAATCACTACGGAATCAATGTCGCAAAGATCAGAGAGATTTTGCAATATATGCCGGTCACTCCTGTTCCGAATACTCATCCGAGTGTTGAGGGAATATTTATGCCACGTGACACAATGATTACGGTTATCAATTTAAAGAATTGTCTTAATCTGCCACAGACGGATGAAAAGGGCTTATTTATCATTACGAATTTTAACAAACTCAATGTGGCATTTCATGTAGATCAGGTTATCGGTATACACCGCGTATCGTGGGAGAATATCATAAAGCCTGACGAGACACTGACGGGCGAGCATGGCAGCACTGCTACAGGTGTTATCAAAATGGATGACAGGCTTATAGTTATCCTTGATTTTGAGGCTATAGTTGCTTCTATTAGTCCACAGACAGGACTTAGGGTTAATGATATCGATGAGATGGAGGCAAGAGATAGGAGTGATGCTACAATTCTTATCGCAGAGGATTCGGCTTTATTGTCAAAGCTCATCACCGAGTGCCTTAAGAAGTCGGGATATACCAATCTCATAGTGGAAGAGAATGGTCAGGAGGCCTGGGATGTGATAGAGGCTATGCAGGCAAAGGGCGATATTACAAAGCATCTTGACTGCATTATAACTGATATTGAGATGCCACTCATGGATGGACACAGACTCACAAAGCTTGTAAAATCAGATGCAGAGCTTAGAGATATACCGGTTATCATATTCTCTTCACTGGTAAATGAAGAGATGAGGAAAAAGGGTGAACAGCTTGGAGCAGACGCACAGCTTACAAAGCCTGAAATCGGAAAGCTTGTAGAGGCGATTGACAAGCTGATTGATAAAGCATAA